The window ccacgtcgtcgtcgcctaATGTCGACTGGCTGGTTGCCCGAGTTCAccagctggaggagaagcttgcCAAAGCTCTGCGCATCAATGATACTCAAGATGGGCAGAAGAGGCGTCCATCTACACCAGAGATGGCGGAGCCTGGAGATGGATTCGTGGCCAAATCCCGGTATTACGGTCACAGCCACTGGATATATGGTGTCAATATTGTgagttcttttttctcttcttttctttcataGCTATGCAACAATGTTTGGCTAATCAGAATTTCCTTTCTAGCTCAAAGTTGAGCATGATATTGTCGGCCAGGACAAACTTAATCAGGGTGATTTATATGCATCACTCCTCAGATGCAAGGCAATCGGCcgcaagatcaagaagaacCGCCTAAAGCCGCTCTCTTCTACTAATCTCGGAGCTCATATGCCTACCAGAGAGCTAGCGGATGTGCTTGTTGAAAACTATCTCCGCACTTTTGAAGGTGTCTTCCGAGTTGTTCACATTCCGACGTTTCGAGCTGAATATGCGAGATTCTGGGAGGACAGCCACCCGTCCAACGAGTCTTTTCCGATCCTGCTCCAGCTTGTCTTGGCGCTCGGAGCGGCGTTGTACGATGATCACTTCTCCCTGAGGCCAATGGCAACGCAGTTCATTTTTGAAGCCCAAATGTGGCTCATGATCCCAccggagaagaaaaggatgaaCATTGAGGGCATTCAGATACAGTGCCTTTTGCTCCTCGCCAAGTCTACTTGCAACGTCGGCGTAGACATGGTGTGGATGATGGCTGGAAATCTGGTGAGGAATGCCATGTTCGTAGGCCTTCACCGCGATCCGAGATATCTCGGAGACCTGACGATATATCGCGCCGAGATGCGACGTCGTTTGTGGGCAACTGTCCTGGAGCTGAATCTGCAATTATCCTTTGAAGGCGGTGGTTCGCCACTGCTCTCTACAGCTCACTACGATACTCTTCCTCCCGCCAACCTGAACGATGATGAGCTCACAGACGAAAAGGACAATGGCAGGCTGAACGTCAAAGGCCCCAAGGTGCCCACTCAGACATCCATACTGAGGGCTCTGTTGGCAACAATTCCACTACGCATGAACCTCATCAACCACGTCAACAACACGAGGCCAGGCGACCACTATGAAGAGACGCTGCGACTGAATTCAGATCTGACAAAGGCCTGCCGAGCCATCTCAGAGGCTCTTCAGTCTCTGGAGGCCGCGCCAAACTCACCAATTTCGCACTTTCACGTCTTAGTCACGGAGATTTGTCTCTACCGCTGCTTCCACGCACTCCACCAACCGATTATTGTCAAATATATAAACGACGCCAGATTCTATTTTTCTCGACAAATGTGTTTGGACAGCGCCATGAAGATTACGCACATTTGGGGATTCCCGGATGCCTGGTCCGGAGATCAAAATACCGCCTCCGAAGCAATGGATGCAGACCTCAAGAGGCTAGTCACCAACGGAACGGGCATGTTCCATAACGTCGCGTCGCAGGCCATGATCATTGTCCAAATCGAGCTTCTCAACGCAAAATCCGGCCAGCCTACGAGCCTAGGCTATCTTCCAACGGTGGGCAGCGCCAACTTGCACGCCCGTCTCGAAGCCACGAAGGCATGGAAACTCGAAAGAGTTCGGTCCGGAGAGACAAacatcaagggcatcatctTCGCGGCGGCTTGCCTCGCGCACGTCAAGGCCCTGGAGCAGGGCGTGGATCCGAAGCAGAGGACGCGCATGATGTTTCAAGCGGCGACGGAGGTTGGCCAGCAGTGCtttgagattctcaaggaGGTTGCTGAGCGGGAAGGACTGCCCAGGTCCAAGTGGGAGGCTGAGACAGCGAGCCTTGATGGAGGTTCGCTGGGGGACATTCCTATGGACTGGATGCAGGATTGGACGTGGGAGGATGGGCAGGGCATCTCGTTTCCGCAGTGGGATCCT of the Trichoderma breve strain T069 chromosome 4, whole genome shotgun sequence genome contains:
- a CDS encoding fungal specific transcription factor domain-containing protein, coding for MDPGSLDDIPKVPPPTNPVEKKRRRPPLSCEQCRRRKIRCDRTQPCNKCIESNAPSCTYAPVHIPAWRAKKLDLMANGNGDSAVDNAAKNPLRAIKAAEPRPEGPGTDTIESLHPVLPFVNMDSTSASSSKVVSSLAGSSSTSSSPNVDWLVARVHQLEEKLAKALRINDTQDGQKRRPSTPEMAEPGDGFVAKSRYYGHSHWIYGVNILKVEHDIVGQDKLNQGDLYASLLRCKAIGRKIKKNRLKPLSSTNLGAHMPTRELADVLVENYLRTFEGVFRVVHIPTFRAEYARFWEDSHPSNESFPILLQLVLALGAALYDDHFSLRPMATQFIFEAQMWLMIPPEKKRMNIEGIQIQCLLLLAKSTCNVGVDMVWMMAGNLVRNAMFVGLHRDPRYLGDLTIYRAEMRRRGGSPLLSTAHYDTLPPANLNDDELTDEKDNGRLNVKGPKVPTQTSILRALLATIPLRMNLINHVNNTRPGDHYEETLRLNSDLTKACRAISEALQSLEAAPNSPISHFHVLVTEICLYRCFHALHQPIIVKYINDARFYFSRQMCLDSAMKITHIWGFPDAWSGDQNTASEAMDADLKRLVTNGTGMFHNVASQAMIIVQIELLNAKSGQPTSLGYLPTVGSANLHARLEATKAWKLERVRSGETNIKGIIFAAACLAHVKALEQGVDPKQRTRMMFQAATEVGQQCFEILKEVAEREGLPRSKWEAETASLDGGSLGDIPMDWMQDWTWEDGQGISFPQWDPDFDTGDFMEELGFDIGEF